In Fundulus heteroclitus isolate FHET01 unplaced genomic scaffold, MU-UCD_Fhet_4.1 scaffold_46, whole genome shotgun sequence, a single window of DNA contains:
- the LOC118560603 gene encoding zinc finger protein 260-like, translating into MKEEEPEPQGIKEQLGLCIFPDEKQLVKQETETFVGFSTCDKLFQVEPELQQMNVTKEEPEPVEIKEEHGDLWSNEDEEQLVVKQEADTFKVTPLDLKHDTNEPEEKLNQLLNADSPEGEKQHQQDNNEESGSNTDDELKRKKRREKTKDHNNGSKLKRHKTNKPCEVCGKCFTKCSCLTNHMRGNTGEKSFLCVLCGKGFPSQSHLNIHMRAHTGEKPFSCPSCAKGFSQKSHLNMHIRTHTGEKPYSCEMCEKSFILGSHLACHMRTHTGEKPFSCPTCAKAFSTKGYLTIHIRSHTGQKPYACEMCDKSFSVGSYLARHIRTHTGEKPFSCPTCAKGFPTKGSLNTHLRTHISEKPYACEMCDKSFSVGSYLARHMRMHTGEKPFSCPTCAKSFSTKGSLTIHLRTHSGYKPYACGMCDKSFSFGSHLAGHMRTHTGEKPFSCPTCAKGFSTKGSLSIHLRTHSGNKPYHCRVCNKSFSTGSYLAGHIRTHTGEKPYACEMCNKSFSCSSSLACHMRSHSGEKPFSCPTCAKRFSTKGSLSKHTRTHTGEKPYHCKVCDKSFTSSNSRLEHMRTHTGEKPYHCKVCAKSFSTCSNLAGHMRTHTGEKPFSCPTCAKGFSQRGHLNKHIRTHTGEKPYHCRVCDKSFTSYNSRLEHMRTHTGEKPYHCKVCDKSYSSGSYLACHMRTHTGEKPFSCPTCAKTFSQRGNLRKHLRTHTGEKPYHCEVCNKSFTSSSNRIKHMRTHR; encoded by the coding sequence CCTTTGTAGGGTTTTCTACTTGTGACAAACTATTTCAAGTTGAACCTGAACTGCAACAGATGAACGTGACaaaggaggaaccagaacctgtaGAGATTAAAGAGGAACATGGGGATCTCTGGAGTAATGAGGATGAGGAGCAACTTGTAGTGAAGCAGGAGGCTGACACCTTTAAGGTGACTCCTCTGGATTTAAAACATGACACAAATGAACCAGAAGAGAAACTGAACCAACTTCTCAATGCAGACTCCCCTGAAGGTGAGAAGCAACATCAGCAGGATAATAATGAAGAGTCAGGATCAAACACAGATGATGAACTAAAGCGTAAAAAGAGACGAGAGAAAACCAAAGATCACAATAATGGTTCAAAACTAAAAAGACATAAGACCAATAAACCTTGTGAAGTATGTGGTAAATGTTTCACCAAGTGTAGCTGTTTGACTAATCACATGAGAGGAAATACAGGGGAGAAATCTTTCCTGTGTGTGCTTTGTGGAAAAGGTTTCCCAAGTCAAAGTCATTTAAATATCCACATGAGAGCCCACACAGGGGAGAAGCCTTTCTCCTGTCCAAGTTGCGCAAAAGGGTTTTCTCAAAAAAGTCACTTGAATATGCACATAAGAACTCATACGGGCGAGAAGCCGTACTCTtgtgaaatgtgtgaaaaaTCTTTCATTCTTGGAAGTCATCTGGCTTGTCAcatgagaacacacacaggggagaagcctttttcttgtccaacttgtgcaaaagctttttccactAAAGGTTACCTGACTATTCACATAAGAAGTCATACGGGCCAGAAGCCGTACGCATGTGaaatgtgtgataaatctttcaGTGTTGGTAGTTATTTAGCTCGTCACATTAGAACGCATACTGGTGAGAAGCCGTTTTCCTGTCCAACTTGTGCAAAAGGGTTTCCCACTAAAGGTAGCCTGAATACACACTTAAGAACTCATATCAGCGAAAAGCCCTACGCATGTGaaatgtgtgataaatctttcaGCGTTGGTAGTTATTTAGCTCGTCACATGAGAAtgcacacaggtgagaagccgtTTTCCTGTCCAACTTGTGCAAAAAGTTTTTCCACTAAAGGTAGCCTGACTATTCACCTAAGAACTCATTCGGGCTACAAGCCTTACGCTTGTGGaatgtgtgataaatctttcaGCTTTGGTAGTCATTTAGCTGGTCACATGAGAAcgcacacaggtgagaagccctTTTCCTGTCCAACTTGTGCAAAAGGTTTTTCCACTAAAGGTAGCCTGAGTATTCATCTAAGAACTCATTCGGGCAACAAGCCTTATCATTGTAGAGTGTGCAATAAATCTTTCAGCACTGGTAGTTATTTAGCTGGTCACATAAGAACTCATACGGGCGAGAAGCCGTATGCATGTGAAATGTGTAATAAATCGTTCAGCTGTAGTAGTAGTCTGGCTTGTCACATGAGATCCCACTCAGGTGAGAAACCTTTTTCCTGTCCAACTTGTGCAAAACGTTTTTCCACTAAAGGTAGCCTGAGTAAGCACAcaagaactcacacaggtgagaagccttatCATTGTAAAGTGTGCGATAAATCTTTTACTTCCTCTAATAGTAGGCTTGAAcatatgagaactcacacaggtgagaagccttatCATTGTAAAGTGTGTGCTAAATCTTTCAGTACTTGTAGTAATTTAGCTGGTCACATGAGAACGCATACtggtgagaagcctttttccTGTCCAACTTGTGCAAAAGGGTTTTCTCAAAGAGGTCACCTGaataaacacataagaactcaTACGGGCGAGAAGCCTTATCATTGTAGAGTGTGCGATAAATCTTTCACTTCCTATAATAGTAGGCTTGAAcatatgagaactcacacaggtgagaaaccttATCATTGTAAAGTGTGTGACAAATCTTACAGCAGTGGTAGTTATTTAGCTTGTCACATGAGAACGCATACtggtgagaagcctttttccTGTCCAACTTGTGCAAAAACGTTTTCCCAGAGAGGTAACTTGCGTAAGCACTTAAGAACTCATACGGGCGAGAAGCCTTATCATTGTGAAGTGTGCAATAAATCTTTTACTTCCTCTAGTAATAGGATTAAACATATGAGAACTCACAGGTGA